One window of the Rhipicephalus sanguineus isolate Rsan-2018 chromosome 2, BIME_Rsan_1.4, whole genome shotgun sequence genome contains the following:
- the LOC119381679 gene encoding short-chain dehydrogenase/reductase family 16C member 6: MEGSGNKVWHIVYNLFLVLYYIAEAIVVKLVPRKYLHRKSVAGETVLVTGAGSGIGRLLSLRFAQRGARLVLWDIDRAGNEETARLIREAGGKAWPYVCNVAESKTVYETAAKVREDVGRVDIVVNNAGVVTGKRLLDLPDEMIARTFQINTLSHYWRSPTTVYPHGCNI, from the exons ATGGAGGGATCGGGCAACAAGGTGTGGCACATTGTGTACAATTTGTTTCTCGTTCTGTACTACATCGCCGAGGCGATCGTGGTGAAGTTGGTGCCGCGCAAGTACCTGCACCGCAAGAGCGTGGCCGGCGAGACGGTGCTGGTGACGGGCGCCGGCAGCGGCATCGGTCGCCTGCTCTCGCTGCGGTTCGCCCAGCGCGGGGCGCGCCTCGTGCTCTGGGACATTGACCGGGCGGGCAACGAGGAAACGGCGCGCCTGATCCGCGAAGCCGGCGGCAAGGCCTGGCCCTATGTGTGCAACGTGGCCGAGAGCAAGACCGTGTACGAGACCGCGGCCAAAGTGCGCGAGGACGTTGGCCGTGTCGACATCGTCGTCAACAACGCCGGCGTCGTGACCGGCAAGCGGCTACTCGACCTGCCCGACGAGATGATCGCGCGCACCTTCCAAATCAACACCCTGTCGCACTACTGG CGATCACCTACCACCGTTTATCCCCATGGCTGCAACATCTGA